The Streptomyces sp. NBC_00236 DNA window AGGGCGACCACTACCTGCTCAACGGCACGAAGACCTTCATCTCCAACGGCATCCTCGCCGACCTCGTCGTCGTGGTCGCCCGGACGACCCCCGACGGCGGAAGCGGCGGGCTGAGCCTGCTCGTCGTCGAGCGCGGTGCGGAGGGCTTCGAGCGGGGCCGCAACCTCGACAAGATCGGCCAGAAGGCCCAGGACACCGCCGAGTTGTTCTTCGACGACGTGCGCGTCCCCAAGGAGAACCTGCTGGGGGAGGAGAACGAGGCCTTCGGTTACCTGATGGGAAACCTCGCGCAGGAGCGTCTGGCCATCGCGGTCGGCGCCGGGGCAGCAGCCGAGGAGATCCTGGACGTCACCAAGAGGTACGTGAAGGAGCGCGAAGCGTTCGGGCGACCGCTGGCCGCACTCCAGCACATCCGGTTCGAGATCGCCGAGATGGCCACCGAGGCCGCGGTCACCCGCAGCTTCCTCGACCGCTGCGTCGCCGAGCACGGTGAGGGCCGGCTGGAGGCCGTGGACGCCGCGATGGCCAAGTGGTGGGCCACCGAACTGCAGAAGCGGATCGTCGACCGCTGTCTGCAACTCCACGGCGGCTACGGCTACATGAGCGAGTTCAAAGTCGCCCGGGCGTTCCTGGACAGCCGCATCCAGACCATCTACGGCGGCACCACCGAAATCATGAAGGAGATCATCGGCCGCTCCCTGCTCCGTTGAGCGCGGGCCGACTCCCCACGGCAACACCCGTGCTGCGTTCGCGGCTTCCTCCGGATCCGACATGGAAGGCACCCAAGGTGAGCACCGAAGCGTATGTGTATGACGCGATCCGCACCCCGCGCGGTCGCGGCAAGGCCAACGGCGCCCTGCACGCCACCAAGCCGATCGACCTGGTCGTCGGGCTGATCCACGAGACCCTCCGCCGCTTCCCGGACCTCGACCCGGCGGCGATCGACGACATCGTCCTCGGTGTGGTCAGCCCGCTCGGCGACCAGGGAGCGGACATCGCCCGGACCGCCGCCATCCTCGCGGGGCTGCCGGAGACGGTGGCCGGAGTGCAGGAGAACCGCTTCTGCGCGTCCGGACTCGAAGCCGTCAACATGGCCGCGATGAAGGTCCGTTCGGGCTGGGAGGATCTGGTCCTCGCGGGTGGCGTGGAGTCGATGTCGCGTGTCCCCATGGGCAGTGACGGCGGTGCCTGGGCGCTGGATCCGCGTACCAACCACGACACCGGTTTCGTCCCGCAGGGCATCGGCGCCGACCTGATCGCCACCCTGGAGGGCCTTTCCAGGCACGATGTGGACTCCTACGCGGCGCTCTCCCAGGAGCGGGCCGCCGCAGCCTGGAAGGACGGGCGCTTCGACCGCTCCGTCGTCCCCGTGCGGGACCGCAACGGGCTGCTGGTCCTCGACCGGGACGAGCACATGCGTCCCGGCACTACGGCCGACTCCCTGGCCGGGCTCAAGCCGTCGTTCGCCGTGCCCGGTGAGATGGGCGGCTTCGACGCGGTGGCGCTGCAGAAGTACCACTGGGTGGAGAAGATCGACCACGTCCACCACGCGGGCAACTCCTCCGGCATCGTCGACGGAGCCGCCCTCGTCGCGATCGGCTCGAAAGAGGCCGGTGAGCGCCACGGACTGACCCCGCGCGCCCGGATCGTGTCCGCCGCCGTGTCCGGTGCCGATCCCACGATCATGCTGACCGGGCCCGCGCCCGCCACCCGCAAGGCGCTCGCCAGGGCCGGACTGACCATCGACGACATCGACCTCGTCGAGATCAACGAGGCGTTCGCGGCCGTCGTCCTGCGCTACGTCAAGGACATGGGGCTCTCGCTCGACAAGATCAACGTCAACGGCGGCGCCATCGCCATGGGGCACCCGCTCGGTGCGACCGGCGCGATGATCCTCGGCACCCTCGTCGACGAACTGGAGCGGCGCGACAAGCGCTACGGCCTCGCGACCCTGTGCGTGGGCGGCGGCATGGGCATCGCCACCGTCATCGAGCGTCTCTGAGCGTCCCCCTTCCTACGGAGAAGACAGACACATGACCGAGAGCACGACCATCCGCTGGGAACAGGACGAGACCGGCGTCGTCACCCTCGTACTCGACGACCCCAACCAGTCCGCCAACACCATGAACGCCGCGTTCATCGACTCGCTGGACGCCGTCGCGGCGCAGCTGACGGAACGCCGCGACGACATCCGGGGCGTCATCGTGGCCTCCGCCAAGAAGAGCTTCTTCGCCGGCGGTGACCTGCGTGACCTGATCTCCGTCACCCCCGAGACCGCAGGGGCCTCCTTCGAGGCCGGGATGCGCGTCAAGCGCTCGCTGCGCGTCCTGGAGACGCTGGGAAAGCCGGTCGTCGCCGCCATCAACGGCGCGGCACTCGGGGGCGGTTACGAGATCGCGCTGGCCTGCCACCACCGCGTGGTGCTGGACAGCCCGGCCGCCCGCGTCGGACTTCCCGAAGTCACCCTGGGCCTGCTCCCCGGGGGCGGGGGAGTGACCCGCACGGTCCGCATGTTCGGTGTGGCGGACGCCCTGCGGAAGGTCCTCCTGGAGGGCGCCCAGTACGGACCGGCACGCGCCCTGGAGGCAGGCCTGGTCGACGAGATCGCCGACGGGCCGGACGAACTCCTGGCCAGGGCGCGGGCGTTCATCGACGCCCATCCGCAGTCCGCGCAGCCCTGGGACGCCCCCGGGTACCGCATCCCCGGCGGCACTCCTGCGAGCCCCGGGCTTGCCGCGCAACTCCCGGCCTTCCCCGCCCTGCTGAAGAAGAGGACCGGGGGCGCCCCCAGCCCGGCGCCCCGCAACATCATCGCGGCGGCCGTGGAGAGTTCCCAGGTCGACGTGGACACGGCCTTCGTCGTGGAAGCCGGGTACCTGACGGAACTGGTCACCGGGCAGGTCACCAAGAACATGATCCAGGCGTTCTTCTTCGACCTGCAGGCGGTCAACTCCGGCGCCGGACGCCCGAAGGGCGTCGAGGCGCGCAGCGTGACCAGGGTGGCCGTGCTCGGCGCGGGCATGATGGGCGCCGGTGTCGCCTACTCCTGCGCCAGGGCGGGCATCGACGTCGTGCTGAAGGACGTCTCCGCCCAGGCGGCGGCGAAGGGCAAGGCCCACTCCGAGAGGCTGTGTGCCAAGGCGGTCTCGCGCGGCAGGTCGACGCAGGAGGAGGCGGACGCACTGCTGGCCCGTATCACCCCGACCGCCGATGTCCAGGACCTGGCCGGCTGCGACGCGGTGATCGAGGCCGTCTT harbors:
- a CDS encoding 3-hydroxyacyl-CoA dehydrogenase NAD-binding domain-containing protein: MTESTTIRWEQDETGVVTLVLDDPNQSANTMNAAFIDSLDAVAAQLTERRDDIRGVIVASAKKSFFAGGDLRDLISVTPETAGASFEAGMRVKRSLRVLETLGKPVVAAINGAALGGGYEIALACHHRVVLDSPAARVGLPEVTLGLLPGGGGVTRTVRMFGVADALRKVLLEGAQYGPARALEAGLVDEIADGPDELLARARAFIDAHPQSAQPWDAPGYRIPGGTPASPGLAAQLPAFPALLKKRTGGAPSPAPRNIIAAAVESSQVDVDTAFVVEAGYLTELVTGQVTKNMIQAFFFDLQAVNSGAGRPKGVEARSVTRVAVLGAGMMGAGVAYSCARAGIDVVLKDVSAQAAAKGKAHSERLCAKAVSRGRSTQEEADALLARITPTADVQDLAGCDAVIEAVFEDTGLKHKVFQEVQEVLAPDALLCSNTSTLPITVLAEGVERPQDFIGLHFFSPVDKMPLVEIIKGGKTAEATLARAFDLVRQIRKTPIVVNDSRGFFTSRVIGRFIDEGVAMVGEGIAPASVEQAAAQAGYPAKVLNLMDELTLTLPRRIREESRRAVEAAGGTWKPHPADAVVDRMIDDFGRPGRSAGAGFYEYDENGRRTRLWPGLREHFTDPSQQPADLTEMAERMLFVEALDAVRCLEEGVLVSVVDANIGSLLGIGFPPWTGGVLQYINGYEGGLPGFVARARELAGKHGERFAPPGLLLRKAEQGETFTDA
- a CDS encoding acetyl-CoA C-acetyltransferase; its protein translation is MSTEAYVYDAIRTPRGRGKANGALHATKPIDLVVGLIHETLRRFPDLDPAAIDDIVLGVVSPLGDQGADIARTAAILAGLPETVAGVQENRFCASGLEAVNMAAMKVRSGWEDLVLAGGVESMSRVPMGSDGGAWALDPRTNHDTGFVPQGIGADLIATLEGLSRHDVDSYAALSQERAAAAWKDGRFDRSVVPVRDRNGLLVLDRDEHMRPGTTADSLAGLKPSFAVPGEMGGFDAVALQKYHWVEKIDHVHHAGNSSGIVDGAALVAIGSKEAGERHGLTPRARIVSAAVSGADPTIMLTGPAPATRKALARAGLTIDDIDLVEINEAFAAVVLRYVKDMGLSLDKINVNGGAIAMGHPLGATGAMILGTLVDELERRDKRYGLATLCVGGGMGIATVIERL
- a CDS encoding acyl-CoA dehydrogenase family protein, with product MTLQRDLYGPDHEAFRETVRTFLAKEVAPHHARWEKDGVVDRETWRSAGRQGLLGMAVGEEYGGGGTDDFRYSAVLIEEFARAGASGLALSLHNDIVGPYLTRLADMEQKRRWLPGFVSGDLVTAIAMTEPGAGSDLQGIRATAEDKGDHYLLNGTKTFISNGILADLVVVVARTTPDGGSGGLSLLVVERGAEGFERGRNLDKIGQKAQDTAELFFDDVRVPKENLLGEENEAFGYLMGNLAQERLAIAVGAGAAAEEILDVTKRYVKEREAFGRPLAALQHIRFEIAEMATEAAVTRSFLDRCVAEHGEGRLEAVDAAMAKWWATELQKRIVDRCLQLHGGYGYMSEFKVARAFLDSRIQTIYGGTTEIMKEIIGRSLLR